GCGCGCCCGGAATCAGACTGATCACCTTTTCAAGGGCTTTGTAACCTTCAGCGAAGGGACTGACAAAACAGGGGCAGGGAAGCGGCAGAATCCGCTTCCGTGTTTTTGGGATGGGGCTTAATATTTGGGCATGGAGGGGTCCACAATATCCGCCCATTGTTCAATGCCACCACCCAGGTGTTTCGCCTTGGTAAATCCATGTCGGACCAATTTCTTCAAGGCTTCCAGCGATCGCTCACCCACATGACAGTATGCAATGGTCAGCGTATCTTTGTCCAGATTGGAAACTTCCTGGTCAATCTGAGAGAGGGGCAACAGCTTTGCGTTTTCGATATGGCAGATTTCCCATTCACTGGGTTCACGCACATCAAGCAGCACTATTTCCTCACCATCATTGATCATTTCTTCCAACTCCGGAGCGGTAATGGTATGTGCCGCTTCATCGAAAGCTTTGTCTTCTTCCTCATCAAAACCTGGCAGGTGGACATTACAGAACGTTTCATAATCCTGAAGTTCATGAATGGTCGCCTTGGCACTACACAGGGCACAGTCAGGATCTTTTTGGATTTTCACATCCTTGAAGGTCATGCGCAACGCATCAAAAATGAGCAATCTACTGGCCAGTGTTTTTCCGATTCCAATCAGTGATTTGACCGTTTCAGTAGCCTGAACCAACCCGACAATTCCAGGGAGCAGTCCCAACACACCACCTTCGGCACAATTGGGAACCAGCGCTTTGGGTGGCGGATTGCTGTAAAGGCAGCGATAACAGGGACTTCCATTGTGAGGATCAAATACAGTCATTTGCCCCTGAAACTGATAAATGGATCCATAAATCAGTGGTTTTTTGGCCAGATAAGCGGCATCGTTCACCAGATAGCGTGTGTTGAAGTTGTCTGAACCATCGACAATGATGTCATATTGGGAAAACAATTCAATGGCGTTGTCATTGGTAATGCCGTGATTATAGACTTCCACTTTTATGGTGGGATTAGCGGCCTGAATGGTTCGTTTGAGTTGTTCCACCTTGGGCTTACCAATATCATCTACAGTGTAGGCAATCTGGCGCTGAAG
This portion of the SAR324 cluster bacterium genome encodes:
- the moeB gene encoding molybdopterin-synthase adenylyltransferase MoeB — protein: MELTHEEISRYSRHLRLPQVGIQGQIKLKSSRVLIVGAGGLGCPIGLYLGAAGVGTIGIVDFDVVDLSNLQRQIAYTVDDIGKPKVEQLKRTIQAANPTIKVEVYNHGITNDNAIELFSQYDIIVDGSDNFNTRYLVNDAAYLAKKPLIYGSIYQFQGQMTVFDPHNGSPCYRCLYSNPPPKALVPNCAEGGVLGLLPGIVGLVQATETVKSLIGIGKTLASRLLIFDALRMTFKDVKIQKDPDCALCSAKATIHELQDYETFCNVHLPGFDEEEDKAFDEAAHTITAPELEEMINDGEEIVLLDVREPSEWEICHIENAKLLPLSQIDQEVSNLDKDTLTIAYCHVGERSLEALKKLVRHGFTKAKHLGGGIEQWADIVDPSMPKY